A stretch of the Arachis stenosperma cultivar V10309 chromosome 6, arast.V10309.gnm1.PFL2, whole genome shotgun sequence genome encodes the following:
- the LOC130933705 gene encoding secreted RxLR effector protein 161-like, giving the protein MIGSLMYLTSSRPVIVQSIEMCSRFQSKPKESHISAVKIIIRYVHGTSNFGLRYPKIGDFSAVGYCDADFAGDRVDGRSTSGLCCFLGKSLNVWSSKKRSTMALSTAEAEY; this is encoded by the coding sequence atgattggatCTCTTATGTACTTAACTTCATCTAGACCTGTTATTGTGCAAAGTATTGAAATGTGTTCAAGATTCCAATCCAAACCAAAAGAGTCTCATATTTCTGCAGTTAAGATaatcattagatatgttcatggcacatcTAATTTTGGTCTAAGGTATCCTAAGATTGGTGATTTTTCTgcagttggttattgtgatgcagattttgctgGTGATAGAGTTGATGGAAGGAGCACATCAGGCTTATGTTGTTTCCTTGGAAAGTCCTTGAATGTCTGGTCAAGTAAGAAACGGTCAACAATGGCTTTATCCACTGCAGAGGCTGAGTattag